Proteins from one Salmonella bongori NCTC 12419 genomic window:
- the lptA gene encoding lipopolysaccharide ABC transporter substrate-binding protein LptA produces MKFKTNKLSLNLMLAGSLLAASIPAFAVTGDTEQPIHIDSDQQSLDMQGNVVTFTGNVVMTQGTIKINADKVVVTRPGGEQGKEVIDGYGNPATFYQMQDNGKPVKGHASHMHYELAKDFVVLTGNAYLEQLDSNITGDKITYLVKEQKMQAFSDKGKRVTTVLVPSQLQDKNKSQTPAQKKSN; encoded by the coding sequence ATGAAATTCAAAACAAACAAACTCAGCCTTAATCTTATGCTTGCCGGCTCGCTTCTGGCCGCCAGCATTCCGGCATTTGCCGTCACGGGCGATACCGAACAGCCGATTCATATCGACTCGGATCAACAATCGCTGGATATGCAAGGCAACGTTGTGACCTTTACGGGCAACGTGGTGATGACCCAGGGCACGATTAAGATCAACGCCGATAAAGTCGTCGTTACCCGCCCTGGCGGTGAACAAGGTAAAGAGGTGATCGACGGCTACGGCAATCCGGCCACTTTTTACCAGATGCAGGACAACGGTAAACCGGTGAAAGGCCACGCTTCGCATATGCATTATGAGCTGGCAAAAGATTTTGTGGTGCTGACCGGCAACGCCTATCTGGAGCAGCTTGATAGCAACATTACTGGCGACAAGATCACCTACCTGGTGAAAGAGCAGAAAATGCAGGCTTTTAGCGATAAAGGCAAACGCGTCACCACAGTGCTGGTACCGTCACAGTTGCAAGACAAAAACAAAAGCCAGACTCCGGCGCAAAAGAAGAGTAACTAA
- the lptC gene encoding LPS export ABC transporter periplasmic protein LptC yields MSKTRRWVIILLSLAILVLIGINLADKDDPTAVVVNSSDPTYKSEHTDTVVYSPEGALSYRLIAQHVEYFSDQAVSWFTQPVLTTFDKDKVPTWSIKADKAKLTNDRMLYLYGHVEVNALVPDAQLRRITTDNAQINLVTQDVTSNDLVTLYGTTFNSSGLKMRGNLRSKNAELIEKVRTSYEIQNKQTQP; encoded by the coding sequence ATGAGTAAAACCAGACGTTGGGTTATCATTCTACTGTCGCTGGCCATTCTGGTGCTGATTGGTATCAATCTGGCAGATAAAGATGATCCTACCGCCGTAGTGGTCAATAGCAGTGATCCTACTTATAAAAGCGAGCATACGGATACCGTCGTATACAGTCCGGAAGGCGCGCTGAGCTATCGTCTGATCGCACAGCACGTTGAATATTTTTCCGATCAGGCGGTCTCATGGTTTACACAACCGGTATTAACCACCTTTGATAAGGATAAAGTGCCGACCTGGTCGATTAAGGCCGATAAAGCCAAACTGACTAATGATCGGATGCTCTATCTGTATGGCCATGTTGAAGTCAACGCTCTGGTGCCTGACGCTCAATTACGCAGAATTACTACCGATAACGCACAGATCAACCTGGTCACGCAGGATGTTACCTCAAACGATCTGGTGACATTATACGGCACAACATTTAACTCCAGCGGACTGAAAATGCGCGGTAACTTACGCAGCAAGAACGCCGAGCTGATTGAAAAGGTTAGAACCTCTTATGAAATTCAAAACAAACAAACTCAGCCTTAA
- the lptB gene encoding LPS export ABC transporter ATP-binding protein produces MATLTAKNLAKAYKGRRVVEDVSLTVNSGEIVGLLGPNGAGKTTTFYMVVGIVPRDAGNIIIDDEDISLLPLHARARRGIGYLPQEASIFRRLSVFDNLMAVLQIRDDLTAEQREDRANELMEEFHIEHLRDSMGQALSGGERRRVEIARALAANPKFILLDEPFAGVDPISVIDIKRIIEHLRDSGLGVLITDHNVRETLAVCERAYIVSQGHLIAHGTPTEILQDEHVKRVYLGEDFRL; encoded by the coding sequence ATGGCAACATTAACTGCAAAGAATCTGGCGAAGGCCTATAAAGGCCGCCGCGTGGTAGAAGATGTCAGTCTGACCGTCAACTCCGGGGAAATCGTCGGTCTGCTCGGTCCGAACGGCGCGGGTAAAACCACAACTTTTTATATGGTCGTTGGTATTGTGCCGCGTGACGCAGGCAATATCATCATCGATGATGAGGATATCAGTCTGCTGCCGCTGCACGCGCGTGCACGCCGCGGTATCGGCTATTTGCCGCAGGAAGCCTCGATTTTCCGCCGGCTTAGCGTGTTTGATAATCTGATGGCGGTACTGCAAATTCGTGACGATTTGACCGCGGAACAGCGAGAAGACCGCGCTAACGAGCTGATGGAAGAGTTCCATATCGAGCATCTGCGCGACAGCATGGGACAAGCGTTGTCCGGCGGTGAACGCCGTCGTGTAGAAATTGCCCGCGCGCTGGCCGCCAATCCCAAATTTATCCTGCTGGATGAACCCTTTGCCGGCGTTGACCCGATTTCCGTTATCGACATTAAACGCATCATCGAGCATCTGCGCGATAGCGGACTCGGCGTGTTGATCACCGACCATAACGTCCGTGAAACGCTGGCAGTCTGTGAACGCGCCTATATCGTGAGCCAGGGCCATCTTATTGCCCACGGTACGCCGACAGAAATCCTGCAAGACGAACACGTTAAGCGTGTATATCTTGGGGAAGACTTCAGACTCTGA